In Stigmatopora nigra isolate UIUO_SnigA chromosome 11, RoL_Snig_1.1, whole genome shotgun sequence, the following proteins share a genomic window:
- the ska3 gene encoding SKA complex subunit 3, translating into MDPTTEFFAKLKKVCGKLETETDRLRQTFDRRHENVDSEMGAKAMQAFHEVNCDTLSLKSQLQESLREQKSHKNDMDTLIQTFTTVQSTLTHDVHAIKELFETYGYNAPTDTQPPNGDGEESGKNVPEGEEEEEAGQDEEEGDSGSKSPPDRVSSPDHDAHMRTPNLSDFGLCEMQFSQKLLGCRQLPTMPEIHLPRMNMRTPCPPSLKRTQVPDEDEPEMIDFGISEETLCLNDFTMDLLRKKSTQNQPAIPMSPQKEDSLVSPEPPVFCTPGLQVKKTKGNCSPRPQGDSHAQLPSAAIQPNVIPEVPAFQTPYLKRMLSNKKDDFMVAKNDHGDYISLSHSPHDNSVRDRPTWEYNIPEFSIPGVHPLPLSPDPSSTLVNTPTAYLDGATQDFYLSPPRCMRESLELPEMPELSSVTQDICKLVLQSEKKAKPKSRCMATVSEQEFHSLSRFLKQIPINNLNQAIFSINNYLTQCPGEDIREFGMEELKVMMNVDIEASVYILCLSELKRLAHIRGEHNHAFYKLNLHS; encoded by the exons ATGGATCCCACGACAGAGTTTTTCGCAAAGTTGAAGAAAGTGTGCGGAAAGCTGGAAACGGAGACAGATCGACTGCGGCAAACATTCGACAGGCGTCATGAGAACGTGGATAGCG AGATGGGAGCAAAAGCTATGCAAGCGTTTCACGAAGTCAACTGTGACACGTTGAGCCTCAAA AGTCAACTTCAAGAGTCGTTAAGGGAGCAGAAATCACACAAGAATGACATGGACACTCTCATCCAAACCTTCACGACTGTGCAGAGCACGCTTACACATGATGTGCACGCCATCAAGGAGCTCTTCGAAACGTACGGATACAATGCCCCGACGGACACACAACCTCcaaacg GTGATGGTGAGGAGTCGGGTAAGAATGTgccagaaggagaagaagaagaagaagcagggCAAGATGAGGAGGAGGGAGACAGTGGGTCAAAATCTCCACCTGACAGAGTGTCATCGCCTGACCACGATGCCCACATGCGCACTCCCAACCTTTCTGACTTTGGGTTGTGCGAGATGCAGTTTTCCCAGAAACTTTTGGGGTGCCGCCAGTTACCCACCATGCCCGAGATCCACCTCCCCCGTATGAACATGCGCACGCCGTGTCCCCCCTCGCTGAAACGCACACAGGTCCCGGATGAGGATGAGCCAGAAATGATAGACTTTGGCATATCTGAGGAGACCTTGTGCCTGAATGACTTCACCATGGATCTTCTTAGGAAGAA GTCGACCCAGAACCAGCCAGCCATCCCTATGAGTCCACAAAAAGAAG ACAGTTTGGTGTCTCCTGAGCCTCCTGTATTCTGCACACCTGGCCttcaggttaaaaaaacaaagggcaACTGTTCCCCTCGACCACAAGGTGACAGCCACGCCCAACTTCCGAGCGCAGCCATCCAGCCTAATGTCATCCCCGAGGTGCCGGCCTTCCAAACTCCCTACTTGAAGCGTATGCTCAGCAATAAAAAG GACGACTTCATGGTCGCCAAAAATGACCACGGAGACTACATATCGCTTTCCCATTCACCTCACGACAACTCTGTCAGAGACAGACCCACGTGGGAATACAATATACCAGAATTCAGCATCCCGGGCGTACACCCGTTGCCCCTCTCACCTGACCCCAGCTCAACTTTGGTCAACACTCCTACTGCT TATTTGGATGGAGCTACACAGGATTTCTACTTGAGCCCCCCTCGATGCATGAGGGAGTCCCTGGAGCTGCCCGAGATGCCTGAACTGAGTTCCGTTACGCAGGACATTTGCAAA cttGTGTTGCAGTCTGAGAAAAAAGCTAAACCCAAAAGCAG ATGTATGGCGACGGTGTCCGAGCAAGAGTTTCACAGCTTGTCCAGGTTTTTGAAGCAGATTCCCATTAACAACCTGAACCAGGCAATTTTCAGCATCAACAATTACTTGACCCAATGTCCag GGGAAGATATTCGTGAGTTTGGAATGGAGGAGCTCAAGGTGATGATGAACGTGGACATCGAGGCATCAGTCTATATTTTATGCTTGAGTGAGCTGAAGAGGTTGGCACACATAAGAGGGGAGCACAACCATGCTTTCTACAAGCTTAATTTGCACAGCTGA